In Streptomyces thermolilacinus SPC6, a single genomic region encodes these proteins:
- a CDS encoding (2Fe-2S)-binding protein, with protein sequence MTRVYVCSCFGITEKQVKEHADAGACTPRQIASACKAGTDCGSCVRRIQAILGRGACPRRELLEQGEPALSDLSEAA encoded by the coding sequence GTGACCCGCGTGTACGTCTGCTCGTGCTTCGGTATCACCGAGAAGCAGGTCAAGGAACACGCGGACGCCGGTGCCTGCACCCCGCGCCAGATAGCGTCGGCCTGCAAGGCCGGTACCGACTGCGGCTCGTGCGTGCGCCGCATTCAGGCCATTCTGGGCCGGGGCGCCTGCCCCCGCCGCGAGCTGCTGGAGCAGGGCGAGCCGGCCCTGTCCGACCTGTCGGAAGCCGCGTAG